The Rhodoferax sediminis genome has a segment encoding these proteins:
- a CDS encoding NADH-quinone oxidoreductase subunit D, giving the protein MAEIKNYTLNFGPQHPAAHGVLRLVLELDGEVVQRADPHVGLLHRATEKLAESKTYIQSLPYMDRLDYVSMMSNEHAYCLAIERLLGVEVPERAQYIRVMFAEITRLLNHLMWLGAHGLDCGAMNVLIYCFREREDLFDMYEAVSGARMHAAYFRPGGVYRDLPDTMAQYKVSKIKNAKVIGQLNENRQGSLLDFIDDFCTRFPALVDEYETLLTDNRIWKQRTVGVGVVTPERALNLGFTGAMLRGSGVAWDLRKKQPYEVYDRMDFDIPVGKTGDCYDRYLVRVEEMRQANRIIKQCVDWLRVNPGPVITDNHKVAPPAREAMKSNMEDLIHHFKLFTEGFHVPEGEAYAAVEHPKGEFGIYIVSDGANKPYRLKIRPPGFAHLAGMDEMARGHMIADVVAIIGTLDIVFGEIDR; this is encoded by the coding sequence ATGGCAGAGATTAAGAACTACACCCTCAACTTCGGGCCGCAGCATCCGGCGGCGCACGGCGTTCTGCGTCTGGTGCTCGAGCTCGATGGCGAGGTCGTGCAGCGTGCCGACCCGCACGTGGGCCTGCTGCACCGCGCCACCGAAAAGCTGGCCGAGAGCAAGACCTACATCCAGTCGCTGCCCTACATGGACCGCCTCGACTACGTGTCGATGATGTCCAACGAGCATGCGTATTGCCTGGCGATCGAGCGGCTGCTGGGCGTCGAGGTGCCCGAGCGTGCGCAGTACATCCGCGTCATGTTTGCCGAAATCACGCGGCTGCTCAACCACCTGATGTGGCTGGGCGCGCACGGGCTCGATTGCGGCGCCATGAATGTGCTGATTTATTGCTTTCGCGAGCGCGAGGATCTGTTCGACATGTACGAGGCAGTCTCGGGTGCGCGCATGCATGCGGCGTATTTCCGACCGGGCGGTGTGTACCGCGACCTGCCCGATACCATGGCGCAGTACAAGGTCAGCAAGATCAAGAATGCCAAGGTGATCGGGCAGCTCAACGAAAACCGCCAGGGCTCGCTGCTTGATTTCATCGATGACTTCTGCACGCGCTTTCCAGCCCTCGTCGACGAGTACGAAACCCTGCTCACCGACAACCGCATCTGGAAGCAGCGCACCGTGGGTGTCGGCGTGGTCACGCCCGAGCGCGCGCTCAATCTCGGCTTTACCGGTGCCATGCTGCGCGGCTCCGGCGTCGCCTGGGACCTGCGCAAGAAGCAGCCCTACGAGGTCTATGACCGCATGGACTTCGACATCCCCGTGGGCAAGACCGGCGATTGCTACGACCGCTACCTGGTGCGCGTGGAAGAAATGCGCCAGGCCAATCGCATCATCAAGCAGTGCGTGGACTGGCTGCGCGTCAACCCGGGCCCGGTGATCACCGACAACCACAAGGTGGCGCCGCCTGCGCGCGAAGCGATGAAGTCGAACATGGAAGACCTGATCCACCATTTCAAGCTGTTCACCGAAGGCTTCCACGTACCCGAGGGCGAGGCCTATGCGGCGGTCGAGCATCCCAAGGGCGAGTTTGGCATCTACATCGTGAGCGACGGGGCGAACAAGCCCTACCGGCTCAAAATCCGTCCGCCCGGATTCGCCCACCTCGCGGGGATGGACGAGATGGCGCGCGGCCACATGATTGCCGACGTC
- a CDS encoding NADH-quinone oxidoreductase subunit C — MTAFAVNPETLKDTIAAVLGERAKHISLKLGEVTVVVSAANYLQVATTLRDASGCQFEQLMDLCGVDYSQYKDGVWDGARYCVVLHLLSVSLNQRVRLKVFAPDDDLPVVASVTGVWNGANWFEREAFDLFGIVFEGHSDLRRILTDYGFIGHPFRKDFPTSGHVEMRYDPEQKRVIYQPVTIEPREITPRIIREEDYGGLHGRD, encoded by the coding sequence ATGACCGCGTTTGCCGTAAATCCCGAAACTCTCAAAGACACCATCGCCGCGGTGCTGGGCGAGAGGGCCAAACATATCAGTCTCAAGCTGGGCGAGGTGACGGTGGTGGTATCCGCCGCCAACTATCTGCAGGTTGCCACGACCCTGCGCGATGCATCGGGTTGCCAATTCGAGCAACTCATGGATCTGTGCGGCGTGGATTACTCGCAGTACAAGGATGGTGTCTGGGATGGCGCCCGCTACTGTGTGGTGCTGCACCTGCTGTCGGTGAGCCTGAACCAGCGCGTGCGCCTCAAGGTATTTGCACCCGACGACGACCTGCCCGTGGTGGCGTCGGTGACGGGTGTCTGGAATGGCGCCAACTGGTTCGAGCGCGAGGCGTTCGACCTGTTCGGTATCGTGTTCGAGGGGCACAGCGACCTGCGCCGCATCCTGACCGACTATGGCTTCATCGGCCACCCGTTCCGCAAGGACTTCCCGACCTCCGGCCACGTCGAAATGCGTTACGACCCGGAGCAAAAACGGGTCATCTACCAGCCCGTCACGATCGAGCCGCGCGAGATCACGCCGCGCATCATCCGCGAAGAGGATTACGGGGGACTTCATGGCAGAGATTAA
- a CDS encoding NuoB/complex I 20 kDa subunit family protein, whose amino-acid sequence MAIEGVFKEGFVTTSYDSVMNWAKTGSLWPMTFGLACCAVEMMHAGAARYDIDRFGMLFRPSPRQSDLMIVAGTLCNKMAPALRKVYDQMSEPRWVLSMGSCANGGGYYHYSYSVVRGCDRIVPVDVYVPGCPPTAEALLYGIIQLQQKIRRTNTIARA is encoded by the coding sequence ATGGCCATTGAAGGTGTTTTCAAGGAAGGCTTCGTCACCACCAGCTACGACTCGGTGATGAACTGGGCCAAGACCGGCTCGCTGTGGCCGATGACGTTCGGCCTGGCCTGCTGTGCCGTGGAGATGATGCACGCAGGCGCCGCGCGCTACGACATCGACCGCTTCGGCATGCTGTTTCGCCCCAGTCCGCGCCAGTCCGACCTGATGATCGTGGCCGGCACGCTGTGCAACAAGATGGCGCCGGCGCTGCGCAAGGTCTACGACCAGATGAGCGAGCCGCGCTGGGTGCTCTCGATGGGCTCGTGCGCCAATGGCGGTGGCTACTACCACTACAGCTATTCGGTGGTGCGCGGCTGCGACCGCATCGTGCCGGTGGACGTGTATGTGCCGGGCTGTCCGCCGACGGCCGAAGCGCTGCTGTACGGCATCATCCAGCTGCAGCAGAAGATCCGCCGCACCAACACCATTGCGCGCGCCTGA
- a CDS encoding NADH-quinone oxidoreductase subunit A encodes MNLDQYLPVLLFILVGIGVGIVPQVLGYILGPNRPDAAKNSPYECGFEAFEDARMKFDVRYYLVAILFILFDLEIAFLFPWAVSLKEIGALGFWAMMVFLGILVVGFVYEWKKGALDWE; translated from the coding sequence ATGAACCTCGATCAATACCTCCCCGTTCTCTTGTTCATTCTGGTTGGCATTGGCGTTGGTATCGTGCCCCAGGTGCTCGGCTACATCCTCGGTCCAAATCGCCCCGACGCCGCCAAGAACTCCCCTTACGAATGTGGCTTCGAGGCGTTTGAAGACGCACGCATGAAGTTCGATGTACGGTATTACCTCGTGGCCATTCTGTTCATCCTGTTCGACCTGGAGATCGCGTTCCTGTTTCCGTGGGCCGTCTCGCTCAAGGAGATTGGAGCGCTCGGCTTCTGGGCCATGATGGTTTTTCTGGGCATCCTCGTCGTGGGCTTTGTCTACGAGTGGAAAAAAGGCGCCCTGGATTGGGAATGA
- the secG gene encoding preprotein translocase subunit SecG, whose amino-acid sequence MHVVLNILLAVQILAAIGLIGLILVQHGKGADMGAAFGSGGSGSLFGASGSANFLSRSTAVLATVFFACTLALAYFGNLRPVNTGSGSVLERATVTAPAPAPAASGIATQIPATTAPAPQSSPVPATAVPAAPAASGAGQIPTR is encoded by the coding sequence ATGCATGTCGTACTAAACATCCTGCTGGCGGTCCAGATACTGGCGGCCATCGGCCTGATCGGCCTGATCCTGGTTCAGCACGGCAAGGGTGCCGACATGGGTGCGGCCTTTGGCAGCGGTGGTTCGGGCAGCCTGTTTGGTGCCAGTGGCAGTGCCAACTTCCTGTCGCGTTCCACGGCCGTTCTGGCCACGGTGTTTTTCGCGTGCACGCTGGCGCTGGCGTATTTTGGTAATTTGCGCCCGGTCAATACCGGCAGTGGCAGTGTGCTGGAGCGCGCGACCGTGACCGCTCCGGCGCCCGCACCCGCAGCGTCCGGCATCGCCACGCAGATTCCTGCCACGACTGCACCAGCTCCGCAATCCAGTCCGGTGCCGGCCACCGCCGTGCCCGCGGCGCCCGCGGCGTCCGGTGCGGGGCAGATTCCGACCCGCTGA